AATTAATTCATTATGTAAGAATAGTTTTTTCTCGAGGAACTGTCGTTTCTATAAATTCCTCATTTATCTTGTCCTTCATAAATATCTTTATCTTCTCACGCCCGATTTTATCGAACCAAGCCTGCACTCGCTTTACGTGTTCTTCATCACTTTTCACTTGCGATTCAATCTTCTCATAATCTTCGTAACTGTCATATTCCCAAATAGCAAATACCTCCAACACACCG
This Paenibacillus sp. FSL R5-0345 DNA region includes the following protein-coding sequences:
- a CDS encoding NIPSNAP family protein, translated to MIYRRKTYKIDPQILLDFNEHFNQTLLPAQLKYGSRLVGRWSTEEIDGVLEVFAIWEYDSYEDYEKIESQVKSDEEHVKRVQAWFDKIGREKIKIFMKDKINEEFIETTVPREKTILT